DNA from Pelobacter propionicus DSM 2379:
GGGCGCCTCTTGCTTATCGATTTAAAATCTGGGGTTTTTGTGATTTCCCGATCCCTTGCACGACTGCCCACCTGCCGATACAGGGGAAGGAATCAGCCGGACATTTCTGGCTGCTGTGGCGACACCATACCCTTCAGCGAGAGTGTCAGGGTCATCGGTTGCGTGGGGGAGGCAATGAAGCCGTGGTGTTCATAGAACATCTTGGCTTCTTCGGATATGGCATGGACGAGCAAACCTCGAATTCCGAGAATTCCGCCCGCCTGCATCGTTCTGATAACGGCATCCTGGAGCAGCGCAACGCCGAGTCCCTTGCGGTGAAAATCACGATCAACGGCCAGGCGTCCAAGAATGGCCATGGGAACCGGATCGGGCATGTTGCGCCGAAGAGGCCCGGGTGTATCGCTTACCGCCAGCGCTCCGGATGCCAAACAGTAATAGCCGACAACACGTTGCCCTTCCGCTGCAACATAGGTACGGGAAGCTCCGCTTACCTGGTTGGAATATGCCCGGTGTCGCAGCCAGTCGTCCAGACTGGCAACGCCGCAGGAAAAGCTGCCGGTGTGGTGCTCTCTCGTCAGCAGTGCCGGAGCTGATATCATTACGGCTCCCACGGCCTGCTGGCCTGCATCAGGCGGTTAAACCCTTCGCCACTGGGGGGATGGTCGAGAGCTTGGAGAAAGTGCTCGTATGTTTCACGATCCACTCGCACCAGGGTCTGGTCAAGCACTGCATCCTCGGCCGCCCGCCGTGCCGCATCGATCATGAA
Protein-coding regions in this window:
- a CDS encoding type II toxin-antitoxin system TacA family antitoxin, with the protein product MPSTSPETDSRTCAVNLRVRGDIRALIDRAAKTQGKTRSDFMIDAARRAAEDAVLDQTLVRVDRETYEHFLQALDHPPSGEGFNRLMQASRPWEP
- a CDS encoding GNAT family N-acetyltransferase, producing the protein MISAPALLTREHHTGSFSCGVASLDDWLRHRAYSNQVSGASRTYVAAEGQRVVGYYCLASGALAVSDTPGPLRRNMPDPVPMAILGRLAVDRDFHRKGLGVALLQDAVIRTMQAGGILGIRGLLVHAISEEAKMFYEHHGFIASPTQPMTLTLSLKGMVSPQQPEMSG